ATCCGCCTTCCCTACCGGGCCTGCCGCAGCCCCGGAAGGGAAAGCAGGAAGATCAGCGTGATCAGCACGGCCGAGGCCACGCACCAGCGGCACCAGGCGTGGATCACCGCGGCCTCCAGGTAGGTCAGGTAGGCGGAGAACGCCACCCCCGCCGCCGCCATGGCGAAGAGTCCGGCCGCCACCCCGCGCGAGCGCACCCAGCGCGGCTGCACCCCCGCCAGCGCCAGGAGGAGCAGGGCGCCGTACGCGCCGATCCCCCAGACGGCCACGGGAACGCCGAGGAAGTAGGCGTACTTCGACGCCTGCACCGTTTCGCACCCCCCGGTCCCGCACTGGATGACGCCCAGGTACCCGAGCTTGTAGAGCGTCAGGTACCCGGAGATGAAGACGCCCACCAGCGACAGCACGGCCACCGCCATCCGCGACGCCGGGGGCGCGGAGTCCTCCGGCGCGGCGGACGCCTCCGGAGCGGCGGGCGCGGCGGGCGCCTCCAGGCTCATTGCGCCGCGCCGGAGGTCTCCGCCGTGTCCGCCGCCGGGACGGCACCGCCGCCGCTCGCGGCCTCGTCCACCATGCGGTTCAGCTCCGTGAACGAGGGCGTCTGTCCCAGCCGGCGGCCGTTGACGATCAGGGTGGGCGTCCCCTGCACCCCGAGCGAGCGGCCCAGCTCCATGCTCTCGGAGATCTCGCGCTGGTACTTGTCGGAGCGGAGGCACGCCTCGAAGGCCCGGGGGTCCGCCCCCGCCTGCCGGGCGTACTGCACGAACAGGTCGGTGGGGTCCGACGCATGGGACCAGTTGGGCTGCTGGCCGTAGACGATGTCGTGGAACTCCCAGAACCGCCCCTGCTCGTTGGCGCAGCGGCCGGCGCGGGACGCCAGGAAGGCGTTGGGGTGGATGTCGACGAGCGGGAAGTCGTAGTACACGAAGCGGACCTTCCCGGGCTCCACCAGCCGGTCCTTGATGAGCGGCGCCACCATCCCGGCGAACTGCCCGCACGCGGGGCACTGGAAGTCGGCGAACTCGTAGATCACCACGGGGGCATCGGGCGGCCCCACGGAGATCCCCTGCACCCGGTTCAGCCGCGCGGCGTCGAGCGCCACCGGCACCGGCTCCGAGGCCGGTTTGTCCTTTCCGAAGGCCTGGTAGATCAGGAAGCCGACGCCCGCGAGGGCGACGACGCCGAGGACGACGTAGAAGGGCGCCAGCGGAGAGCGGCCGCGGGGCGCGGGGCTGCGAGATACGGGCTTGCTCATTTCTTCCGGGGGTGAACGGCGGGGATTGGGCTCTCGGTGTCTTCGGCCGATATCTTAACGGACGGAGCTCGAACCCGGCAAGCCGGGGAACGTTCCTTGCTTTTTTGTGCGGTCCGAGCTCTTCCCCCGAACCACGCGACACCGATGCCGGACATACGGCTGGTACGACCCCGGGGCTCCCACCTGTGGCTCCTGATCGGCGGGCTGGTGACGGTTGCCCTGGCGGTCCTCGCCTTCTCGCTCTTCTTCGGCGACCCCACGGAGGCGGCCGAGACCGCCCGGGTGGGCGCGCGGGCCGACTTCGGCGCGAAGCGGGCGCCGGTGATCCCGGTGGAGCCCACCCCCTTCGAGGCGGTCTCGCAGCTCAGCGAGGCCGACCTGGGGACGCTGGTGCGCCTGACCGGCGTGGCGGAGAGCCGGGTGGCGGGGAACTCGCTGTGGGTGCGCTCGGCGGGGGGGCGCCGGATCCTGGTCCGCTTCGAGCCGCCGCCGCCGGAGGGGACCCGGCTCGGCATCGTCCCCGGCGGTGCGGT
This genomic interval from Longimicrobiaceae bacterium contains the following:
- a CDS encoding vitamin K epoxide reductase family protein, translated to MSLEAPAAPAAPEASAAPEDSAPPASRMAVAVLSLVGVFISGYLTLYKLGYLGVIQCGTGGCETVQASKYAYFLGVPVAVWGIGAYGALLLLALAGVQPRWVRSRGVAAGLFAMAAAGVAFSAYLTYLEAAVIHAWCRWCVASAVLITLIFLLSLPGLRQAR
- a CDS encoding DsbA family protein produces the protein MSKPVSRSPAPRGRSPLAPFYVVLGVVALAGVGFLIYQAFGKDKPASEPVPVALDAARLNRVQGISVGPPDAPVVIYEFADFQCPACGQFAGMVAPLIKDRLVEPGKVRFVYYDFPLVDIHPNAFLASRAGRCANEQGRFWEFHDIVYGQQPNWSHASDPTDLFVQYARQAGADPRAFEACLRSDKYQREISESMELGRSLGVQGTPTLIVNGRRLGQTPSFTELNRMVDEAASGGGAVPAADTAETSGAAQ